From the Saccharomycodes ludwigii strain NBRC 1722 chromosome I, whole genome shotgun sequence genome, one window contains:
- the DSS1 gene encoding exoribonuclease II (similar to Saccharomyces cerevisiae YMR287C | DSS1 | Deletion of SUV3 Supressor) yields the protein MLTYNDKFRNKSLSIFKRYRSKSIPKSKNIVISNTLNNPKRPILPTNNELTNHIKQNFIDQVQLLDPSIQLKPLSQIKQESETKFYTSYLKPSYQWLSENKLSSDLMSLFNSMNTMSGIHSFTINQLFGKKKDIQWVQETSHFQIDWNDFMSTNLSVGDIVCLRQYPDQLAMCVQLPNQIEDTRYTFALVDGTLVFGFKSAVTLRLPSMFNEEEWGFNLHKSRLVKTNKLTLKSETKTETQKSNNKKRDNNLGYFKNDRNISHFLPVIAKQLISSYLPSYFNEKAWELLPTVERKLFQLHLELRSIKKDTPWQVDLPYILNYLTDNNPNSGKYNTKFDPSLIVATFWSLRNQQEDKILWGDFQFSNASLNPVSITILPNDKLRRAISSLNSHVIQDFVDDYNNNITDKNERTNLEQKYPNIAIFLKDYVAGNLISESIAGPLLCKIFKNLSSYRREHNLSKDLAHKLLTEISKSSSPNPLLKNHELNLESLEIKTDEKIFEFYGDFAELEYKNEPSLPIFKDPIYCIDSIDAHEIDDGISIKHKGGNIYTLSIHIADPTSYFVDIDGNSNTPKLSNYTDIYTIAQNRSFTTYLPDKVQPMFPELFVKQIDLGNKRARTLGFKVDIEFINNNKDINVLRNTFDFQRYNAENIPKGFTYEMVDKILEGDKKVDPEHHKNLTKLYQISNLLYKKRIIEDNAIIFGEGFNKGLVKLDSESQIHFYDNKNTKSTTLVSEIMILANKLSGEYLAKNKIPAIFKSYKELNVDPQVAAKYNNLKLQTKKSLEVTNRSTYLPSFQDITKYMSILNTSTFVCDPNLPHNMLGCKHYATVTSPLRRFPDIINHLQMCAFKQTKKFIFTEQEIRSVLQKNILPRDIILRKYSKKVSKYWTLKQYKVGDILPSIMITSLPVMNSSGFVCLYSQYASGVLRLAPNHSFKVGDIVENCKITKVDALDGVLEASL from the coding sequence ATGTTGACTTATAATGACAAGTTTAGAAATAAATCGTTAAGTATTTTTAAGCGTTATAGATCTAAAAGTATCCCCAAATCTAAAAACATCGTCATAAGTAATACACTGAATAACCCCAAAAGACCCATTTTACCTACAAACAATGAATTAACAAATCacattaaacaaaattttatagACCAAGTCCAATTATTAGACCCCAGTATTCAACTAAAACCCCTGTCGCAAATTAAACAGGAATCAGAGACAAAATTCTATACTTCCTATTTAAAACCTTCTTATCAATGGTTATCAGAAAATAAGTTGAGCTCAGATCTAATGAGTTTGTTCAATAGTATGAACACCATGTCTGGTATACATAGTTTCACTATAAACCAATTGTTtggaaagaagaaagataTACAATGGGTTCAAGAAACCTCTCATTTCCAAATTGACTGGAATGATTTTATGAGTACCAACTTATCCGTAGGGGATATAGTATGTTTAAGGCAGTATCCTGATCAGTTAGCTATGTGTGTACAATTACCCAACCAAATTGAAGATACGAGATATACTTTTGCCCTAGTTGATGGCACTCTAGTCTTTGGATTTAAATCAGCAGTCACCTTAAGATTACCCTCTATGTTTAATGAAGAGGAATGGGGGTTTAATCTTCACAAGAGTAGATTAGTGAAAACCAACAAATTGACATTAAAGTCTGaaacaaaaacagaaactcaaaaaagtaataataaaaagagagataataatttaggttattttaaaaatgatcGTAATATTTCACATTTTTTACCTGTTATTGCCAAACAACTCATTTCTTCTTACTTACCAAGCTACTTTAATGAAAAGGCCTGGGAATTATTACCCACCGTCGAAAGGAAATTATTCCAATTACACTTGGAATTACgatcaattaaaaaagacaCTCCATGGCAAGTAGATTTGCCGTATATTTTAAACTATCTTACTGACAATAACCCTAATTCTGGAAAATACAACACAAAATTTGATCCATCCTTGATTGTGGCAACATTTTGGTCCTTGCGTAACCAGCAAGAAGATAAGATTTTGTGGGGTGACTTTCAATTTAGCAACGCCTCTTTGAATCCAGTTTCCATCACCATTCTACCAAACGATAAACTGAGAAGGGCAATTTCCTCTCTAAACTCGCATGTCATACAGGATTTTGTTgatgattataataataatattactgATAAGAACGAAAGAACCAATTTGGAACAAAAGTACCCAAATATagcaatatttttgaaagacTACGTTGCTGGAAATTTGATTTCAGAGTCAATTGCTGGTCCTTTActttgtaaaatttttaaaaatttgtcCAGTTACAGAAGAGAACATAACCTATCAAAGGATTTAGCACATAAATTGCTAACAGAAATATCCAAGTCATCAAGCCCCAAtcctttattaaaaaaccATGAACTCAATTTGGAATctttggaaataaaaactgatgaaaaaatttttgaattttatgGTGATTTCGCAGAATTGGAATACAAAAACGAGCCTTCGTTGcctatttttaaagatcCTATTTACTGTATAGACTCGATTGATGCACACGAAATCGATGATGGTATTTCCATTAAACATAAGGGAGGCAATATTTACACACTTTCAATCCACATTGCCGACCCAACCTCATATTTTGTGGACATTGATGGTAACAGCAATACACCAAAACTATCAAATTATACTGATATTTATACCATTGCACAAAATAGATCCTTTACTACATATTTACCGGATAAAGTACAACCCATGTTCCCAGAACTATTTGTCAAACAAATAGACTTGGGTAATAAAAGGGCCAGAACTTTAGGATTTAAAGTTGATATTGAATTcattaacaacaataagGATATTAATGTGTTAAGAAATACTTTTGATTTTCAACGTTATAACGCTGAAAATATACCAAAAGGCTTTACATATGAAATGgttgataaaattttggaaGGTGATAAAAAAGTGGACCCTGAACACCACAAAAATTTAACTAAATTGTATCAAATTAGTAACCTCCtgtacaaaaaaagaattatagAAGATAATGCAATTATTTTCGGCGAAGGATTTAACAAGGGCTTGGTCAAATTAGATAGTGAATCCCAAATACACTTTTatgataacaaaaatacaaaatcaACAACTTTGGTCTCGGAAATCATGATTTTAGCTAACAAGTTAAGTGGCGAGTACTTGGCtaagaataaaataccAGCTATATTTAAATCGtataaagaattaaatgTGGATCCACAAGTTGCTGCTAAGTATAACAATTTGAAATTACAAACTAAAAAATCACTTGAAGTAACCAATAGATCTACATATTTACCCAGTTTCCAAGATATAACCAAGTATATgtcaattttaaatactAGCACTTTCGTTTGCGACCCAAATTTACCACACAACATGTTAGGTTGTAAACATTATGCTACTGTGACTTCGCCCTTAAGAAGGTTCCCGGATATAATTAATCATTTACAAATGTGTGCTTTTAagcaaacaaaaaaattcattttcaCCGAACAAGAAATAAGATCCGTActgcaaaaaaatatcctCCCTCGAGATATTATTCTAAGAAAATATTCTAAAAAAGTTTCCAAATACTGGACCctaaaacaatataaagTTGGTGATATATTACCAAGCATCATGATTACCTCGCTACCTGTTATGAATTCATCTGGATTTGTATGTTTGTACTCACAATACGCGTCAGGTGTTTTAAGATTAGCTCCAAATCATTCTTTCAAAGTCGGGGATATCGTGgaaaattgtaaaataaCCAAAGTGGACGCTTTGGATGGAGTTTTAGAAGCTAGTCTATAA
- a CDS encoding Zn(II)2Cys6 transcription factor (similar to Saccharomyces cerevisiae YGL013C | PDR1 | Pleiotropic Drug Resistance (paralog of YBL005W | PDR3)), with protein MATTEKKKRVTTGKVSRACTNCRKRKIKCTGSQPCTNCQAYQCVCEYTSRKTRSLLGDVAASGNNNFIRKKGNISINKNLSSGKLNTISITNTGVILPSEENTSNDTSALERTDTGVSSTSMMESDTLPPFAVGTTTTHSESTTNQNTPEDKSLSNEKECFIANKDNSNLIEQVQLLINSVKYDDVMGRDLEIPTMLQNLKNRLQLLKLLPNNITWDAKKLKQISPHNDISVETELLRSSTNDKIKISSFEFIYPGASGNLDKKNNISSNSTQKSNKQKNQFLEPSPPIFGVYNSIKLFSRAGIEFLFEKLSHNSKTDDDMKVIISERQLKESLYIVIKFLEYFFMNTSISFEMWSTPIDFYFSRISDTPVLYNRVIGIHTLFNKIPKGLLCKSFDSNQEFFKLYCNLTESIIDPNKWTNFFEWIIELIDLHRKEYFMEFLPFLQDDNIPTTFSVAVPKYLQVEEILSILAIEFFQRSAQIITDNLVFLESLLKFIGGRTWIENIISIKNLVSFVVRYAINMGLYRWEYYIGMDEEIAERKRICWWQCCFWDLWISITQSLPSAIDYNTVTCLYPKNMIDLGIVDSTSLYSFLLREGHKLKLLNPKDLEKCSLIIYIQIMADFSGNVLFNKKYSQLGNLLSSTHTKVLHDLLKDVDYYHRYLQILYFCVDMVQKAREKEENSTEEKEKKSSPKLPDSYESSVFFVESIKMKQVFNLIRAYFFFSSNELINKLAPDPTDDIKEKIAKYNKEYLKSSYEVIKVSMNSDTFITLSKLIGLNLKAMVNILCFHLTETYFFNKDDLLLFFQVYKTYTASNTIKEFDNIQNADSKWKNRASVTINLFKFFVQILLRLICQCYQEQEKMSTEEFVDFIGEISDYREICSNVLNIKSPLYVKLINFKDSQKGKKLDDFNIKMENIYKNVMNKNQNIFGNSAGKPLHFGEPNIGTSKIQPVKPLIYQQTPTTTTIGPQPSIQGPPFITPSSMRDNNAQLNYPLPITSTQSVQSHNLNNTIVNSEGSFTSYNMPGAGNTMTNTNPNVDGNGINQDYNSMKNMFASTYNGSLFQPDSLTKNVVEQPKGNKKIVLNDILNSSAQLTQQENQKMSFDKMGQFDTNFNSGPFKNIPNNGSYAEQTEKHNQQTAILETQSSNDNESQVASQDQTLQQDTNGAKQSNFVPIETHSKSPDMNSLDDFLNSTNAETLLNNIIDDLGSDFTLANPSF; from the coding sequence ATGGCCACAAcggaaaagaagaagagggtCACAACTGGCAAAGTTTCAAGAGCTTGCACCAATTGtcgaaaaagaaaaattaaatgtaCTGGATCACAGCCATGCACTAATTGTCAGGCGTATCAATGTGTATGTGAATATACAAGTAGGAAGACAAGAAGTCTTCTTGGTGATGTGGCTGCCAGTGGCaataataactttattaGGAAAAAGGGGAATATTtctataaacaaaaatttaagTTCAGGCAAGTTAAATACTATTTCCATTACTAATACCGGGGTTATACTTCCTTCAGAGGAGAATACTAGCAATGACACCAGCGCCTTAGAACGAACTGATACTGGTGTTAGTTCAACATCAATGATGGAGAGTGACACTCTACCGCCTTTTGCTGTCGGCACAACAACAACTCATAGTGAGTCAACCACTAATCAAAATACTCCTGAAGATAAGAGTTTAAGCAACGAAAAAGAGTGCTTTATTGCCAATAAAGATAACTCTAATTTGATCGAACAAGTCcaacttttaataaatagtGTCAAGTATGATGATGTAATGGGAAGAGATTTAGAAATACCAACAATGCTACAAAACTTGAAAAACAGGTTGcaattattgaaattgcTACCGAACAATATCACATGGGACgcaaagaaattaaaacaaatttcaCCGCACAACGATATCTCGGTTGAAACTGAATTGTTGAGGTCAAGTACTAATGACAAGATAAAGATATCTAGCTTTGAGTTTATTTACCCTGGAGCCTCGGGCAAtcttgataaaaaaaacaacatttCCAGCAATTCCACCCAAAAATCCAACAAGCAGAAGAATCAGTTTTTAGAACCTTCGCCTCCAATATTTGGGGTGtataatagtattaaatTATTCTCTCGTGCAGGGATCgaatttttgtttgaaaaACTTTCTCATAACTCCAAAACTGATGACGACATGAAGGTTATAATTAGTGAAAGACAGCTAAAGGAGTCTTTATATATTGTGATAAAGTTTCTtgaatatttctttatGAACACTAGTATTTCCTTTGAGATGTGGTCCACACCAatagatttttatttttcgaGGATATCCGACACTCCAGTTTTATACAATCGGGTTATTGGCATACATACTTTATTCAACAAGATCCCCAAAGGGTTATTATGTAAAAGTTTTGATTCTAACCAggaattttttaaactgtATTGTAATCTTACTGAGTCTATAATTGACCCTAACAAATggacaaatttttttgaatggATTATAGAATTGATAGATCTTCACCGCAAGGAGTACTTTATGGAATTTTTACCCTTTTTGCAGGATGATAACATTCCAACTACTTTTTCTGTGGCCGTTCCTAAATATTTACAGGTTGAAGAAATTTTAAGTATTTTAGCTATTGAGTTTTTTCAACGGTCGGCTCAAATTATTACAGACAACTTAGTTTTTTTGGAATCACTTTTGAAGTTTATTGGTGGAAGAACATGGATTGAAAACATTATTTCCATCAAAAATTTAGTAAGCTTTGTAGTCCGGTATGCAATAAACATGGGTCTTTATAGATGGGAATATTATATTGGGATGGATGAGGAAATTGCCGAACGGAAAAGGATTTGCTGGTGGCAATGTTGTTTTTGGGATCTATGGATATCAATAACACAATCTTTACCCTCAGCCATAGATTATAATACGGTTACATGTCTTTATCCCAAGAATATGATTGATTTAGGCATTGTAGATTCTACCTCtttatattcatttttgttGAGAGAGGGTCACAAATTGAAACTTTTAAACCCAaaagatttagaaaaatgttctttgattatttatattcaaATAATGGCTGATTTTAGTGGTAAcgttttatttaataagaAATATAGCCAGTTGGGTAACTTACTTAGCTCCACCCATACTAAAGTTTTACATGACTTATTAAAGGACGTTGATTATTATCATAGATACCtacaaattttatatttctgTGTTGACATGGTTCAGAAAGCGAGGGAAAAGGAGGAGAATTCCACagaggaaaaggaaaaaaaatcttcCCCCAAATTACCTGACTCCTATGAAAGTTCTGTTTTCTTTGTGGAGTCTATTAAAATGAAGCAAGTTTTCAATTTGATCAGagcatatttttttttctcatcTAATGAGTTGATCAACAAATTGGCTCCAGATCCAACTGATGATATTAAAGAGAAAATTGCCAAGTATAATAAGGAGTATTTAAAATCTTCATACGAGGTTATAAAAGTTAGTATGAATTCTGACACGTTTATTACACTAAGTAAACTGATAGGATTGAACCTAAAGGCTATGGTGAACATTCTTTGTTTCCATCTAACGGAAAcatatttctttaataaggatgatttattattattttttcaagtttATAAAACTTATACAGCCTCTAATACTATCAAAGAGTTTGATAATATACAAAACGCTGATTCCAAGTGGAAAAATAGAGCAAGCGTAACaataaatttgtttaaattttttgttcaaattTTATTGAGATTGATTTGTCAATGCTATCaggaacaagaaaaaatgagTACTGAAGAATTTGTGGATTTTATAGGAGAAATATCTGATTATCGAGAAATATGCTCTAATGtgttaaatattaaatccCCGTTGTAtgtaaaattaattaactTCAAAGATTCTcaaaaggggaaaaaattggatgattttaatataaaaatggaaaatatttataaaaatgtaatgaataaaaaccaaaatatatttggTAATAGTGCTGGGAAACCTTTGCATTTTGGGGAGCCAAATATCGGAACAAGTAAAATCCAACCAGTAAAGCCGCTCATATATCAACAAACACCAACTACAACGACAATAGGCCCTCAACCATCTATCCAAGGACCACCATTTATTACCCCTTCTTCAATGAGAGATAACAATGCACAGCTAAACTATCCATTACCTATTACATCCACCCAATCTGTGCAGTCtcataatttaaataatactattgtAAATTCTGAGGGATCTTTTACTTCTTACAACATGCCTGGGGCAGGCAACACCATGACAAATACCAACCCTAATGTTGATGGTAACGGTATTAATCAGGACTATAATTCtatgaaaaatatgtttGCTTCTACGTATAATGGATCTTTGTTTCAGCCAGACTCGCTGACAAAAAATGTGGTAGAGCAGCCAAAgggtaataaaaaaatagtactAAATGATATTCTAAATTCGAGTGCTCAGTTAACACAAcaagaaaatcaaaaaatgaGTTTTGATAAAATGGGGCAGTTTGATACCAATTTTAACAGCGGAcctttcaaaaatataccTAATAACGGTTCTTATGCCGAACAGACTGAAAAACATAATCAGCAGACTGCTATACTTGAGACGCAAAGTtcaaatgataatgaaTCACAAGTGGCTTCTCAAGATCAAACACTTCAGCAAGATACAAATGGTGCTAAACAATCAAATTTCGTGCCCATAGAGACTCATTCGAAATCACCGGACATGAATTCATTggatgattttttaaattccaCAAATGCCGAGACGTtgttaaataatatcattgaTGATTTGGGTTCTGATTTTACTTTAGCAAACCCAAGCTTTTAA
- a CDS encoding uncharacterized protein (similar to Saccharomyces cerevisiae YML119W | putative protein of unknown function), translated as MSCQTFHFKTPNYTDALNAYNSNVVAAAAASSKNVSKITGKLAIQQQKKHKNRNNNNNYSAKNNRYSFNKSYSSFNNNNNVHKHDFCLINNNNNKMDKVKSFPNNNDGNGYLDSANKFHNNNNNNNNNNNTMGISNANESNLIPVDNIANLKTLLKTRFEAVTNSSIKTLQNEPDLNNHNNNNRRTQKPIFWKTYYQFTDNENNLSASPFLQKLDDLQEVYHIKQPITIGQHPLFTIKDLSTASDIMKEYKNSIHDTSSLSTSQSTFDGTNFLTINNDNINSTSNTARINKNNRLRSKKISGATSNPFSNTFNATPGVSNVNDALNKTNTTNNNETFITDTNMWLKDNIIPQVTSVKFRNLKTTRNDNNILLAHDSLIEDENNHNNDSFTAEGFNVADLSFDGKALDRSDIFRMVDSFTVEDYRFNNLNNNSYSTNMDYENILGNMQNLLPREIATLH; from the coding sequence atgaGCTGTCAAACTTTCCATTTTAAAACACCAAATTATACAGACGCTTTAAATGCATATAACTCTAACGTAGTTGCTGCTGCGGCGGCAAGTTCCAAAAATGTTAGCAAAATAACTGGCAAATTGGCTATTCAACAAcagaaaaaacataaaaatagaaacaacaataataattatagtgctaaaaataatagatacagttttaataaaagttattcaagtttcaacaacaataataatgtccACAAACATGacttttgtttaataaataataataataataaaatggatAAGGTAAAATCTTTCCcgaataataatgatggtaATGGATATCTAGATAGTGCAAACAAAttccataataataataataataataataataataataacactatGGGTATTAGTAATGCCAATGAAAGTAATTTAATTCCTGTTGACAACATtgcaaatttaaaaacattattaaaaacacgTTTTGAAGCAGTTACTAATAGTTCTATAAAAACATTACAAAATGAACCAGATCTTAACAAccataataacaataatagaagAACCCaaaaaccaattttttggaaaacatATTATCAATTTACTGACAATGAGAATAACTTGTCAGCATCTCCATTTTTGCAAAAATTAGATGATTTACAAGAAGTTTATCATATAAAGCAGCCTATTACTATTGGTCAGCATCCACTTTTCACTATTAAAGACCTATCTACAGCATCGGACATTATGAaggaatataaaaattctaTTCATGATACTTCTTCATTGAGCACTTCACAATCGACTTTTGATGGTACTAACTTTTTAACCATCAATAATGACAATATAAATAGTACCAGTAATACCGCCagaattaacaaaaataataggcTGCgcagtaaaaaaattagtggTGCCACCAGTAATCCTTTTTCAAACACTTTTAACGCCACGCCAGGTGTCAGCAATGTGAACGATGCTCTAAATAAGACTAATACAACGAATAATAACGAAACTTTTATTACAGACACTAATATGTGGTTGaaagataatattatacCACAAGTGACATCTGTTAAATTTAGAAACctaaaaacaacaagaaatgacaataatattttattagcCCATGATTCATTGATAGAAGACgaaaataatcataataatgatagttTCACAGCAGAAGGCTTTAACGTTGCTGATTTATCCTTTGATGGGAAAGCCTTAGATAGAAGTGATATTTTCCGTATGGTCGATTCATTTACTGTTGAGGATTATAGGTTTAATAatcttaataataatagttatTCAACCAATATGGATTATGAAAACATTTTAGGAAATATGCAAAATTTGTTACCAAGAGAAATTGCAACattacattaa
- the MRPL33 gene encoding mitochondrial 54S ribosomal protein uL30m (similar to Saccharomyces cerevisiae YMR286W | MRPL33 | Mitochondrial Ribosomal Protein Large subunit) — translation MVFYRITLIRSTIGLPQSTKKIVSALGLGKRGSVVYKRVTPVIAGAVTSIKELVDVEVSKGYLSAEQIHQQRKSNPGYKVTGRAF, via the coding sequence atggttttTTATAGGATAACATTAATTAGATCTACGATTGGTTTACCACAGTCAACCAAGAAAATAGTCTCTGCGTTAGGTCTTGGTAAGAGAGGATCTGTTGTCTATAAGAGGGTTACACCAGTAATTGCAGGTGCCGTCACAAGTATTAAAGAATTGGTGGATGTAGAAGTATCCAAGGGTTATTTATCAGCGGAACAAATACATCAACAAAGAAAATCTAATCCAGGTTATAAAGTTACAGGAAGAGCCTTCTAA
- the NGL2 gene encoding RNA exonuclease (similar to Saccharomyces cerevisiae YMR285C | NGL2 | protein involved in 5.8S rRNA processing (paralog of YML118W | NGL3)) has product MNSNYSLEKAIAAHTINTDTKNELPENSKKKNEQKNASTKSNEKKMTKNTSSKLSPEEIHQKRLAREAKRKARNDALIAKGLHPDYDENIEFIKRPMLSVLPSNATPPVGIPLTIMSYNMLAQSLIRRKMFPTSGNVLKWFVRSKLLSNEFIYYKPDIMCLQEVDYIQYQNFWKEKFSNWGYESQFYRNPTKNHGCCISWKKSVFQQGFVDRMLIDYDKEPSGDIEPRTTTKNIGIVLALKFQDSYKQKFAIDSKTTGIIIGTTHLFWHPFGTFERTRQTFVVLNKIREFQKRINILNPDTKWYSFFCGDFNSQPFDTPYLSITSKPINYDSNKRMKTVIECSLSFKFSKKRDGDDGDDEEDGNIELSKDQPQSPVPSDYQATEEQYELCQRLQKVHNSLNMRAISLYSIGYGKVHPENANVHRDRGEPEISNWAHTWRGLLDYIFFIRSWDTTTDCTQIDDFDTFAKENDVLVTKYLRLPPASEMTEHGQPHEKEYGSDHLSIMCEVYLK; this is encoded by the coding sequence ATGAATTCAAATTACTCATTAGAAAAAGCTATTGCAGCCCATACTATAAATACCGATACCAAGAACGAACTTCCTGAgaattcaaaaaagaaaaacgaACAAAAGAATGCATCTACCAAAtccaatgaaaaaaagatgacTAAAAACACATCCTCAAAATTATCACCGGAAGaaattcatcaaaaaaGGTTAGCAAGAGAAGCTAAGAGAAAGGCGAGAAACGATGCTTTGATAGCAAAGGGCTTACATCCTGATTATGATGAAAACATTGAATTCATTAAAAGACCAATGTTGTCTGTTTTGCCCTCTAATGCTACGCCACCAGTTGGCATTCCCCTAACTATTATGAGCTATAACATGTTGGCACAAAGTTTGATTAGAAGAAAAATGTTCCCTACAAGCGgtaatgttttaaaatggtTTGTCAGGAGTAAGCTTCTAAGCAATGAATTCATCTATTACAAACCAGATATAATGTGTTTGCAAGAAGTCGACTATATTCAATATCAGAACTTTTGGAAAGAGAAATTTTCCAACTGGGGATACGAATCCCAATTTTATAGGAATCCAACCAAAAATCATGGATGTTGTATTTCTTGGAAAAAGTCGGTTTTCCAGCAAGGTTTTGTTGATAGGATGTTAATTGATTACGATAAAGAACCTAGTGGTGACATTGAGCCAAGAACtactacaaaaaatattggcaTAGTATTGGCCTTAAAATTCCAAGATAgttataaacaaaagtttGCAATCGATTCAAAAACAACCGGTATTATAATTGGTACAACTCATTTATTTTGGCACCCATTCGGTACTTTTGAAAGAACTAGGCAAacatttgttgttttaaataaaataagggaatttcaaaaaaggataaaCATTTTAAACCCTGACACCAAGTggtattcatttttttgtggCGATTTTAATTCGCAACCATTTGATACACCATATTTATCAATTACTTCAAAACCAATAAATTATGACAGTAACAAAAGAATGAAAACAGTTATCGAATGTAGTTTGTCCTTTAAAtttagtaaaaaaagagacGGGGATGATGGAGACGATGAAGAAGATGGAAATATTGAACTGAGTAAAGATCAACCCCAAAGTCCTGTTCCATCAGATTATCAAGCTACTGAGGAACAATACGAATTATGCCAACGTTTACAAAAAGTTCATAATAGTTTAAATATGAGAGCTATTTCATTATACAGTATTGGTTATGGTAAAGTACATCCTGAGAACGCTAATGTTCATCGCGATAGAGGCGAACCTGAAATATCTAATTGGGCCCATACTTGGAGGGGATTGTtggattatatttttttcattagaTCATGGGATACCACCACTGATTGTACTCAAATTGATGATTTTGATACTTTTGCCAAAGAAAATGATGTTTTGGTAACAAAATATCTAAGGTTACCGCCAGCTTCAGAGATGACTGAGCATGGTCAACCACACGAAAAGGAATATGGAAGTGATCATCTATCAATTATGTGTGAAGTATATTTGAAGTGA